The following coding sequences are from one Salvia hispanica cultivar TCC Black 2014 chromosome 3, UniMelb_Shisp_WGS_1.0, whole genome shotgun sequence window:
- the LOC125215088 gene encoding 2-oxoisovalerate dehydrogenase subunit beta 1, mitochondrial-like produces the protein MACTTGRGITRIGKLSRIWSSPCRGLQTAVDGQSPPPTKPVNLFSAVNQALHIALDTDPRAYVFGEDVGFGGVFRCTTGLADQFGKRRVFNTPLCEQGIVGFAIGLAAMGNRAIAEIQFADYIFPAFDQIVNEAAKFRYRSGNQFNCGGLTIRTPYGAVGHGGHYHSQSPEAFFCHVPGIKVVIPRSPRQAKGLLLSSIRDPNPVVFLEPKWLYRLAVEEVPEQDYMLPLSEAEVIREGSDITLVGWGAQLSVMEQACVDAEKEGISCELVDLKTLIPWDKETVEASVNKTGRLLVSHEAPITGGFGAEISASIVERCFTRLEAPVARVCGLDTPFPLVFEPFYMPTKNKILDAIKSTVKY, from the exons ATGGCTTGCACCACCGGCCGTGGTATCACCAGAATCGGAAAATTGAGTCGGATTTGGTCTTCGCCTTGCAGGGGACTGCAAACCGCCGTCGACGGCCAATCGCCGCCTCCAACTAAGCCTGTCAATTTATTCTCTGCTGTAAACCAAGCCCTTCACATAGCCTTGGACACCGATCCTCG TGCTTATGTATTTGGGGAAGATGTGGGATTTGGTGGTGTTTTCCGCTGCACTACTGGTTTAGCTGATCAATTTGGCAAACGCCGAGTTTTCAATACTCCCCTCTGTGAGCAG GGCATTGTTGGATTTGCAATTGGCCTGGCAGCTATG GGGAACAGAGCAATAGCTGAAATTCAGTTTGCCGATTATATTTTTCCTGCTTTTGATCAG attgtGAATGAAGCTGCTAAGTTTCGATACCGGAGTGGCAATCAATTTAATTGCGGAG GCTTAACAATCAGAACACCTTATGGAGCCGTTGGCCATGGAGGCCATTACCATTCTCAATCCCCTGAAGCTTTTTTCTGTCATGTTCCTGGTATAAAG GTTGTGATTCCCCGCAGTCCTCGACAAGCTAAAGGACTGCTGTTGTCGTCAATCCGCGACCCGAATCCAGTTGTATTTCTGGAACCAAAG TGGCTGTACCGGCTGGCAGTGGAAGAAGTTCCAGAGCAAGATTACATGTTACCACTATCAGAAGCTGAG GTGATTCGGGAAGGGAGTGACATAACACTTGTTGGATGGGGAGCTCAGCTTTCGGTCATGGAACAGGCCTGTGTGGATGCTGAGAAG GAGGGCATCTCCTGTGAATTGGTAGACCTGAAAACTCTAATACCATGGGATAAGGAAACAGTAGAGGCATCCGTTAATAAAACTGGAAGACTTCTG GTTAGTCATGAAGCTCCAATAACAGGTGGATTTGGTGCTGAAATATCTGCATCCATAGTGGAACGGTGCTTTACGAGG TTAGAAGCTCCAGTAGCAAGAGTGTGCGGTCTGGATACCCCTTTTCCTCTTGTATTTGAGCCATTCTACATGCCAACGAAGAACAAG ATATTGGATGCCATCAAATCCACGGTTAAATATTAG
- the LOC125215005 gene encoding TATA-box-binding protein 2-like isoform X1, with the protein MADPQVLEGSQPVVDLSKHPSGLVPTLQNIVSTVNLDCKLDLKAIALQARNAEYNPKRFAAVIMRIREPKTTALIFSSGKMVCTGSKSEEQSKLAARKYARVVQKLGFPAKFMDFKIQNIVGSCDVKFPIRLEELAYAHSAFSRYDPELFPGLIYRMKQPKVVLLIFVSGKIVLTGAKVKDETYAAFENIYPVLTEFQKVQQWYGDDGVVCFNFYHDCR; encoded by the exons ATGGCAGATCCTCAAGTTCTGGAAGGGAGCCAGCCGGTTGTTGATCTCTCCAAGCATCCCTCGGGACTTGTTCCAACTCTCCA GAATATTGTATCTACTGTCAATTTGGACTGCAAGTTAGATCTTAAAGCTATAGCATTGCAGGCTCGTAATGCGGAATACAATCCGAAG CGTTTTGCTGCTGTGATTATGAGGATTCGAGAACCAAAAACAACAGCATTGATATTTTCATCCGGAAAAATG GTGTGTACAGGGTCCAAGAGTGAAGAGCAGTCCAAATTGGCTGCTCGTAAG tATGCTAGAGTTGTTCAGAAGCTTGGATTCCCTGCTAAATTCATG GATTTCAAGATTCAGAACATAGTTGGCTCCTGTGATGTGAAATTTCCCATTCGACTTGAAGAGCTGGCCTATGCTCACAGTGCCTTTTCTCGA TACGACCCAGAACTGTTCCCTGGATTAATCTATCGAATGAAACAACCCAAGGTCGTGCTGCTTATTTTCGTTTCTGGGAAGATTGTCCTTACTGGGGCCAAG GTTAAAGATGAGACCTATGCTGCCTTTGAGAATATATACCCTGTTCTCACAGAATTCCAGAAAGTTCAGCAATGGTATGGTGATGATGGCGTTGTGTGCTTCAATTTTTATCATGACTg CCGGTGA
- the LOC125215005 gene encoding TATA-box-binding protein 2-like isoform X2 yields the protein MADPQVLEGSQPVVDLSKHPSGLVPTLQNIVSTVNLDCKLDLKAIALQARNAEYNPKRFAAVIMRIREPKTTALIFSSGKMVCTGSKSEEQSKLAARKYARVVQKLGFPAKFMDFKIQNIVGSCDVKFPIRLEELAYAHSAFSRYDPELFPGLIYRMKQPKVVLLIFVSGKIVLTGAKVKDETYAAFENIYPVLTEFQKVQQCR from the exons ATGGCAGATCCTCAAGTTCTGGAAGGGAGCCAGCCGGTTGTTGATCTCTCCAAGCATCCCTCGGGACTTGTTCCAACTCTCCA GAATATTGTATCTACTGTCAATTTGGACTGCAAGTTAGATCTTAAAGCTATAGCATTGCAGGCTCGTAATGCGGAATACAATCCGAAG CGTTTTGCTGCTGTGATTATGAGGATTCGAGAACCAAAAACAACAGCATTGATATTTTCATCCGGAAAAATG GTGTGTACAGGGTCCAAGAGTGAAGAGCAGTCCAAATTGGCTGCTCGTAAG tATGCTAGAGTTGTTCAGAAGCTTGGATTCCCTGCTAAATTCATG GATTTCAAGATTCAGAACATAGTTGGCTCCTGTGATGTGAAATTTCCCATTCGACTTGAAGAGCTGGCCTATGCTCACAGTGCCTTTTCTCGA TACGACCCAGAACTGTTCCCTGGATTAATCTATCGAATGAAACAACCCAAGGTCGTGCTGCTTATTTTCGTTTCTGGGAAGATTGTCCTTACTGGGGCCAAG GTTAAAGATGAGACCTATGCTGCCTTTGAGAATATATACCCTGTTCTCACAGAATTCCAGAAAGTTCAGCAATG CCGGTGA
- the LOC125215005 gene encoding TATA-box-binding protein 2-like isoform X3, giving the protein MADPQVLEGSQPVVDLSKHPSGLVPTLQNIVSTVNLDCKLDLKAIALQARNAEYNPKRFAAVIMRIREPKTTALIFSSGKMVCTGSKSEEQSKLAARKYARVVQKLGFPAKFMDFKIQNIVGSCDVKFPIRLEELAYAHSAFSRYDPELFPGLIYRMKQPKVVLLIFVSGKIVLTGAKVKDETYAAFENIYPVLTEFQKVQQWYGDDGVVCFNFYHDWYFCVYFAFITLLNGFMCALGALPVYMSLKLMLEATYIEFMLYEFVLKFSEPKMANPRFRMIRSVGLSLGKIEPHLVRTHSCICDRTFISKI; this is encoded by the exons ATGGCAGATCCTCAAGTTCTGGAAGGGAGCCAGCCGGTTGTTGATCTCTCCAAGCATCCCTCGGGACTTGTTCCAACTCTCCA GAATATTGTATCTACTGTCAATTTGGACTGCAAGTTAGATCTTAAAGCTATAGCATTGCAGGCTCGTAATGCGGAATACAATCCGAAG CGTTTTGCTGCTGTGATTATGAGGATTCGAGAACCAAAAACAACAGCATTGATATTTTCATCCGGAAAAATG GTGTGTACAGGGTCCAAGAGTGAAGAGCAGTCCAAATTGGCTGCTCGTAAG tATGCTAGAGTTGTTCAGAAGCTTGGATTCCCTGCTAAATTCATG GATTTCAAGATTCAGAACATAGTTGGCTCCTGTGATGTGAAATTTCCCATTCGACTTGAAGAGCTGGCCTATGCTCACAGTGCCTTTTCTCGA TACGACCCAGAACTGTTCCCTGGATTAATCTATCGAATGAAACAACCCAAGGTCGTGCTGCTTATTTTCGTTTCTGGGAAGATTGTCCTTACTGGGGCCAAG GTTAAAGATGAGACCTATGCTGCCTTTGAGAATATATACCCTGTTCTCACAGAATTCCAGAAAGTTCAGCAATGGTATGGTGATGATGGCGTTGTGTGCTTCAATTTTTATCATGACTggtatttttgtgtttattttgcattCATCACCTTGTTGAATGGATTTATGTGTGCCTTAGGAGCCCTTCCTGTTTACATGTCTTTGAAATTAATGTTGGAAGCAAcatatattgaatttatgCTTTATGAATTTGTACTAAAATTTTCTGAGCCTAAAATGGCAAACCCTAGATTTAGAATGATTAGATCAGTGGGTCTATCTTTAGGCAAGATTGAACCCCATCTCGTCCGTACTCATTCCTGTATATGCGACCGCACCTTTATCTCCAAGATTTAG
- the LOC125214726 gene encoding TATA-box-binding protein 2 isoform X1 → MADPQGMEGSQPVDLSKHPSGIVPTLQNIVSTVNLDCKLDLKAIALQARNAEYNPKRFAAVIMRIREPKTTALIFASGKMVCTGAKSEEQSRLAARKYARIIQKLGFPAKFKDFKIQNIVGSCDVKFPIRLEGLAYAHGAFSSYEPELFPGLIYRMKQPKIVLLIFVSGKIVLTGAKVRDETYTAFENIYPVLTEFRKVQQ, encoded by the exons ATGGCAGATCCTCAAGGTATGGAAGGGAGCCAGCCAGTTGATCTCTCTAAGCATCCCTCGGGAATTGTTCCAACTCTCCA GAATATTGTCTCTACTGTCAATTTGGACTGCAAATTAGATCTTAAAGCTATAGCATTGCAGGCTCGTAATGCAGAATACAATCCCAAG CGTTTTGCTGCTGTGATTATGAGGATTCGAGAACCAAAAACAACAGCATTGATATTTGCATCCGGAAAGATG GTGTGTACAGGAGCCAAGAGTGAAGAGCAATCCAGATTGGCTGCCCGAAAG TATGCTAGAATTATTCAGAAGCTTGGCTTCCCTGCAAAATTCAAG GATTTCAAGATTCAGAACATAGTTGGCTCCTGTGATGTAAAATTTCCCATTCGACTTGAAGGGCTGGCCTATGCTCACGGAGCCTTTTCCAGT TACGAGCCAGAACTGTTCCCTGGATTAATCTATCGAATGAAACAACCCAAGATCGTGCTACTTATCTTCGTTTCTGGGAAGATTGTCCTTACTGGAGCTAAG GTTAGAGATGAGACCTACACTGCCTTTGAGAATATATACCCTGTTCTCACCGAATTCCGGAAAGTTCAGCAATGA
- the LOC125214726 gene encoding TATA-box-binding protein 2 isoform X2 yields the protein MADPQGMEGSQPVDLSKHPSGIVPTLQNIVSTVNLDCKLDLKAIALQARNAEYNPKRFAAVIMRIREPKTTALIFASGKMVCTGAKSEEQSRLAARKYARIIQKLGFPAKFKDFKIQNIVGSCDVKFPIRLEGLAYAHGAFSSYEPELFPGLIYRMKQPKIVLLIFVSGKIVLTGAKVRDETYTAFENIYPVLTEFRKVQQ from the exons ATGGCAGATCCTCAAGGTATGGAAGGGAGCCAGCCAGTTGATCTCTCTAAGCATCCCTCGGGAATTGTTCCAACTCTCCA GAATATTGTCTCTACTGTCAATTTGGACTGCAAATTAGATCTTAAAGCTATAGCATTGCAGGCTCGTAATGCAGAATACAATCCCAAG CGTTTTGCTGCTGTGATTATGAGGATTCGAGAACCAAAAACAACAGCATTGATATTTGCATCCGGAAAGATG GTGTGTACAGGAGCCAAGAGTGAAGAGCAATCCAGATTGGCTGCCCGAAAG TATGCTAGAATTATTCAGAAGCTTGGCTTCCCTGCAAAATTCAAG GATTTCAAGATTCAGAACATAGTTGGCTCCTGTGATGTAAAATTTCCCATTCGACTTGAAGGGCTGGCCTATGCTCACGGAGCCTTTTCCAGT TACGAGCCAGAACTGTTCCCTGGATTAATCTATCGAATGAAACAACCCAAGATCGTGCTACTTATCTTCGTTTCTGGGAAGATTGTCCTTACTGGAGCTAAG GTTAGAGATGAGACCTACACTGCCTTTGAGAATATATACCCTGTTCTCACCGAATTCCGGAAAGTTCAGCAATG A
- the LOC125216158 gene encoding pyruvate kinase, cytosolic isozyme-like: protein MAEINNISRPKTKIVCTLGPASRSVPMAEKLLRAGMNVARFNFSHGSHEYHQETLENLRQAMNNTGILSAVMLDTKGPEIRTGFLKDGTPVQLKQGQEITVSTDYDIKGDEKMISMSYKKLAEDVNPGSVILCADGTITFTVLSCDKAKGLVQCRCENTAMLGERKNVNLPGVIVDLPTLTDKDKEDIMKWGVPNKIDMIALSFVRKGSDLIEVRKLLGEHAKSILLMSKVENQEGVANFDEILANTDAFMVARGDLGMEIPIEKIFLAQKVMIYKCNIYGKPVVTATQMLESMIKSPRPTRAEATDVANAVLDGTDCVMLSGETAAGAYPELAVATMAKICLEAESTIDYADAFKRIMVNAPVPMSPLESLASSAVRTANSAKAALILVLTRGGSTAKLVAKYRPSMPILSVVVPEIKTDTFDWSCSDESPARHSLIFRGLVPILCAGSAKASHEESTEEALEFSLEHAKTKGLCKAGDAVVALHRIGTASIIKIVTVK from the exons ATGGCCGAGATCAACAACATCAGTCGCCCCAAGACCAAGATCGTCTGCACGCTCGGACCGGCCTCCCGCTCCGTGCCCATGGCCGAGAAGCTACTGCGCGCCGGGATGAACGTCGCCAGATTCAATTTCTCTCACGGCTCGCATGAATACCATCAGGAGACTCTCGAAAACCTCCGCCAGGCCATGAACAACACCGGCATCCTCTCTGCTGTCATGCTCGACACCAAG GGTCCAGAAATTCGAACTGGCTTCCTGAAAGACGGCACGCCTGTTCAGCTTAAGCAGGGCCAAGAGATCACAGTTTCCACCGACTATGACATTAAGGGTGATGAGAAGATGATTAGCATGAGCTACAAGAAGTTGGCTGAAGATGTTAATCCAGGGAGTGTCATACTCTGTGCTGATGGCACCATCACTTTTACTGTTCTGTCTTGTGACAAAGCGAAAGGTTTGGTACAATGCCGCTGTGAGAACACCGCAATGCTTGGTGAGAGAAAGAATGTCAATCTTCCTGGAGTCATTGTGGACCTCCCAACTTTGACAGACAAGGACAAGGAGGATATAATGAAATGGGGAGTTCCTAATAAAATTGACATGATTGCTCTTTCTTTTGTTCGCAAAGGTTCTGACTTGATCGAGGTTCGTAAGTTGCTGGGTGAACATGCCAAAAGCATCCTTCTCATGTCCAAG GTTGAAAATCAAGAAGGGGTGGCAAATTTCGATGAAATTCTTGCCAATACAGATGCTTTCATGGTTGCAAGAGGTGATCTAGGAATGGAAATTCCTATTGAGAAGATATTTTTGGCCCAGAAAGTCATGATTTACAAGTGCAACATCTACGGAAAACCTGTGGTCACAGCTACACAGATGTTGGAGTCCATGATCAAGTCCCCAAGGCCAACTCGAGCAGAAGCCACTGACGTTGCCAATGCTGTTCTTGACGGAACAGACTGTGTAATGCTCAGTGGCGAAACAGCTGCAGGAGCTTATCCAGAACTCGCAGTTGCTACCATGGCAAAGATTTGTTTAGAAGCTGAGAGTACAATTGACTATGCTGATGCATTCAAGCGCATCATGGTAAATGCACCGGTCCCCATGAGCCCATTGGAGAGTCTTGCATCATCAGCTGTTCGGACAGCTAACTCAGCGAAAGCTGCTCTCATTTTGGTCCTAACTAGAGGAGGAAGTACTGCTAAGCTGGTTGCTAAATACAGGCCAAGCATGCCGATATTGTCCGTGGTGGTTCCTGAAATAAAGACAGATACCTTCGATTGGTCATGCAGTGATGAATCTCCGGCTAGGCACAGCCTTATATTCAGGGGTCTGGTTCCGATTCTCTGTGCAGGATCTGCAAAGGCTTCTCACGAAGAGTCCACGGAGGAAGCACTGGAATTTTCTCTTGAGCATGCTAAAACAAAAGGTCTCTGCAAGGCCGGGGATGCTGTCGTGGCTCTTCACCGAATTGGAACAGCGTCTATCATCAAAATTGTCACGGTGAAGTGA
- the LOC125216159 gene encoding E3 ubiquitin-protein ligase SIRP1-like, with the protein MEQSRYWCHMCSQTVNPITDSEAMKCPVCGSGFLEEEISESNDRTLSLWAPILLGMMATPIRPRPLMETETEAEDDAQLTTRRRSRTSAAFLQFLQSIRAGMLADHHNQEREAQAQRVILINPLNHTIVLQGDRPPFASLGDYFIGPGLDLLLQHLSENDPNRYGTLPAQKEVVDALPSVTIHEPMQCAVCLDDCDEGAHLKEMPCKHKFHEMCIGPWLDLHSSCPVCRYQLPADDSKLVTHNSTPDNRISDNGRRFSVPLFWPFTALVQSHDAPAPPSATEDHDN; encoded by the coding sequence ATGGAGCAATCGAGGTACTGGTGTCACATGTGCTCTCAAACAGTCAATCCCATCACGGATAGTGAAGCCATGAAATGCCCTGTTTGTGGCAGCGGCTTCCTCGAAGAGGAAATCTCCGAATCCAACGACCGCACCCTCTCCCTCTGGGCCCCTATCTTGCTCGGCATGATGGCAACCCCCATCCGCCCCCGTCCCTTGATGGAGACGGAGACGGAGGCTGAGGATGATGCTCAGCTCACGACCAGGCGGAGGTCGAGGACCTCAGCCGCCTTTCTGCAGTTCCTCCAAAGCATCCGAGCTGGAATGCTGGCTGATCATCATAATCAGGAGAGGGAAGCACAAGCACAGCGTGTCATCTTGATCAACCCCTTGAACCACACCATCGTGCTTCAGGGGGACCGTCCCCCCTTTGCCTCTCTCGGCGACTATTTCATTGGCCCGGGTCTTGACTTGCTGCTGCAGCACTTGTCCGAGAATGATCCCAACCGGTATGGCACTCTGCCTGCGCAGAAAGAGGTGGTCGACGCCCTCCCCTCTGTCACCATCCACGAGCCGATGCAGTGTGCTGTTTGTTTGGACGACTGTGACGAGGGGGCTCACCTTAAGGAGATGCCTTGTAAACATAAGTTCCATGAAATGTGTATCGGGCCCTGGCTTGACCTGCATAGCTCTTGCCCCGTCTGTAGGTATCAGCTACCAGCTGATGACTCTAAGCTTGTCACTCATAATAGCACTCCAGATAATAGGATAAGTGACAATGGGAGACGATTCTCTGTTCCGCTTTTCTGGCCTTTCACCGCTTTGGTTCAATCGCACGATGCACCAGCACCTCCATCTGCAACTGAGGATCATGACAACTGA
- the LOC125210681 gene encoding uncharacterized protein LOC125210681 isoform X1 yields MRCGGCGLRWTEIEGWIRDYDNIQRLAIKLIYAQIVCALIGSLGALYNGVLLVNLGISLFALVAIESSSQSLARTYAVLLFSSILLDLSWFFLFSHHIWNIPSEIYGTFVSLSVKLTLAMQIIGFSVRLSSSLLWMQMYRLGASYMDNSVHRDTDVDLRNSFLSPTTPLIRRPSGSDDVIGGSIYDPAYYSSLFEDGRENAVLCELFQAGPGHGNSVGNSESTAETVYPNASPGRPFHSNDVEKDIRKPQVV; encoded by the exons ATGCGTTGTGGTGGATGTGGATTGAGGTGGACAGAGATTGAGGGTTGGATTCGGGACTATGACAACATTCAGCGCCTCGCTATCAAATTGATCTACGCTCAGATTGTATGCGCCTTAATCGGATCGCTGGGAGCGCTATACAACGGCGTATTGCTCGTCAATTTGGGGATTTCTTTGTTCGCACTCGTCGCCATTGAGAGCAGCAGTCAGAGCCTCGCCAGGACTTACGCCGTCCTCCTCTTCTCCTCAATTTTGCTCGACCTCTCCTGGTTCTTCCTCTTTTCTCACCATATCTG GAACATTCCATCTGAGATTTATGGAACCTTTGTTAGTTTATCTGTGAAGCTCACACTGGCTATGCAAATTATTGGATTTTCGGTGAGGTTATCATCTTCACTGTTATGGATGCAGATGTACAGACTAGGTGCTTCTTACATGGACAACTCTGTTCATAGAGATACAGATGTTGATCTGAGAAATAGTTTTCTCAGCCCTACAACTCCTCTAATTCGACGTCCCTCTGGTTCTGATGATGTAATTGGAGGTTCCATATATGATCCTGCATATTATTCTTCTCTTTTTGAAGATGGCAGAGAGAATGCTGTCCTGTGTGAG cTTTTCCAG GCTGGCCCAGGTCATGGCAATTCTGTAGGCAACTCTGAATCTACTGCTGAAACTGTTTATCCAAATGCATCTCCAGGGAGACCTTTTCATTCTAATGAT GTTGAGAAAGATATAAGAAAGCCCCAGGTGGTCTAA
- the LOC125210681 gene encoding uncharacterized protein LOC125210681 isoform X2, which produces MRCGGCGLRWTEIEGWIRDYDNIQRLAIKLIYAQIVCALIGSLGALYNGVLLVNLGISLFALVAIESSSQSLARTYAVLLFSSILLDLSWFFLFSHHIWNIPSEIYGTFVSLSVKLTLAMQIIGFSVRLSSSLLWMQMYRLGASYMDNSVHRDTDVDLRNSFLSPTTPLIRRPSGSDDVIGGSIYDPAYYSSLFEDGRENAVLCEAGPGHGNSVGNSESTAETVYPNASPGRPFHSNDVEKDIRKPQVV; this is translated from the exons ATGCGTTGTGGTGGATGTGGATTGAGGTGGACAGAGATTGAGGGTTGGATTCGGGACTATGACAACATTCAGCGCCTCGCTATCAAATTGATCTACGCTCAGATTGTATGCGCCTTAATCGGATCGCTGGGAGCGCTATACAACGGCGTATTGCTCGTCAATTTGGGGATTTCTTTGTTCGCACTCGTCGCCATTGAGAGCAGCAGTCAGAGCCTCGCCAGGACTTACGCCGTCCTCCTCTTCTCCTCAATTTTGCTCGACCTCTCCTGGTTCTTCCTCTTTTCTCACCATATCTG GAACATTCCATCTGAGATTTATGGAACCTTTGTTAGTTTATCTGTGAAGCTCACACTGGCTATGCAAATTATTGGATTTTCGGTGAGGTTATCATCTTCACTGTTATGGATGCAGATGTACAGACTAGGTGCTTCTTACATGGACAACTCTGTTCATAGAGATACAGATGTTGATCTGAGAAATAGTTTTCTCAGCCCTACAACTCCTCTAATTCGACGTCCCTCTGGTTCTGATGATGTAATTGGAGGTTCCATATATGATCCTGCATATTATTCTTCTCTTTTTGAAGATGGCAGAGAGAATGCTGTCCTGTGTGAG GCTGGCCCAGGTCATGGCAATTCTGTAGGCAACTCTGAATCTACTGCTGAAACTGTTTATCCAAATGCATCTCCAGGGAGACCTTTTCATTCTAATGAT GTTGAGAAAGATATAAGAAAGCCCCAGGTGGTCTAA
- the LOC125210681 gene encoding uncharacterized protein LOC125210681 isoform X3, which translates to MRCGGCGLRWTEIEGWIRDYDNIQRLAIKLIYAQIVCALIGSLGALYNGVLLVNLGISLFALVAIESSSQSLARTYAVLLFSSILLDLSWFFLFSHHIWNIPSEIYGTFMYRLGASYMDNSVHRDTDVDLRNSFLSPTTPLIRRPSGSDDVIGGSIYDPAYYSSLFEDGRENAVLCELFQAGPGHGNSVGNSESTAETVYPNASPGRPFHSNDVEKDIRKPQVV; encoded by the exons ATGCGTTGTGGTGGATGTGGATTGAGGTGGACAGAGATTGAGGGTTGGATTCGGGACTATGACAACATTCAGCGCCTCGCTATCAAATTGATCTACGCTCAGATTGTATGCGCCTTAATCGGATCGCTGGGAGCGCTATACAACGGCGTATTGCTCGTCAATTTGGGGATTTCTTTGTTCGCACTCGTCGCCATTGAGAGCAGCAGTCAGAGCCTCGCCAGGACTTACGCCGTCCTCCTCTTCTCCTCAATTTTGCTCGACCTCTCCTGGTTCTTCCTCTTTTCTCACCATATCTG GAACATTCCATCTGAGATTTATGGAACCTTT ATGTACAGACTAGGTGCTTCTTACATGGACAACTCTGTTCATAGAGATACAGATGTTGATCTGAGAAATAGTTTTCTCAGCCCTACAACTCCTCTAATTCGACGTCCCTCTGGTTCTGATGATGTAATTGGAGGTTCCATATATGATCCTGCATATTATTCTTCTCTTTTTGAAGATGGCAGAGAGAATGCTGTCCTGTGTGAG cTTTTCCAG GCTGGCCCAGGTCATGGCAATTCTGTAGGCAACTCTGAATCTACTGCTGAAACTGTTTATCCAAATGCATCTCCAGGGAGACCTTTTCATTCTAATGAT GTTGAGAAAGATATAAGAAAGCCCCAGGTGGTCTAA
- the LOC125211179 gene encoding uncharacterized protein LOC125211179 — protein sequence MKMETSSLAIVTALLLVVAQLPLGLTFSSMAPAFLWSSHLNGKKEMVDYRILAPRDLAKSTMTEGGWSKYLCSSEEVQGSNNFAFLFIGSELQSLEVSRPAKTDPALIDLLKDSISNSNSSVAFPYVVAGEEKVSIESSLLSEFAETCQHDFGVSRIALVGSCSVDGENFDKINDVSLVNDYLNSRIEKSSDGHTDLIVMCPGDSMLSQDNDQPHSESSILSQLLNAVNEMGAKYSFLYISDPFRSDEYVSHKGLERFLAEGTMGNASANSTGCDEVCQIKSSLLEGLLVGIVLLIILISGLCCMMGIDTPTRFETPEAS from the exons ATGAAGATGGAGACTTCTTCTTTGGCAATCGTGACTGCTCTTCTTCTTGTCGTGGCTCAGTTACCTCTGGGGCTCACTTTCTCATCTATGGCCCCAGCATTCTTATGGTCGTCTCATCTAAATGG GAAGAAAGAAATGGTTGATTATAGAATCCTCGCTCCCAGGGATTTAGCCAAATCTACAATGACTGAAGGAGGATGGTCAAAATACCTG TGCTCAAGCGAGGAAGTGCAAGGATCCAATAACTTTGCCTTCCTTTTTATTGGATCAGAG TTGCAATCTCTGGAAGTTTCCAGACCCGCAAAAACTGATCCAGCACTTATTGACTTGCTGAAG GACTCAATTTCCAACTCCAATTCCTCTGTGGCTTTTCCTTATGTAGTTGCTGGAGAAGAGAAAGTATCCATTGAGAGTTCTCTGCTTTCTGAGTTTGCTGAAACTTGTCAGCATGATTTTGGAGTCAGTAGAATTGCTTTAGTGGGGTCATGTTCTGTGGAtggtgaaaattttgataaaataaatgatgttAGCTTGGTTAAT GACTACCTGAACTCAAGGATTGAAAAGTCTTCGGACGGGCACACTGATCTGATTGTCATGTGCCCTGGAGATTCCATGTTATCACAGGATAATGATCAACCACATTCCGAAA GCAGCATTCTTTCTCAACTCCTAAATGCAGTGAATGAGATGGGTGCAAAATATTCGTTCCTCTACATTTCTGATCCATTTCGATCTGATGAGTATGTCTCACACAAGGGACTGGAAAGGTTCCTTGCTGAAGGTACCATGGGAAATGCCTCTGCTAATTCCACTGGCTGTGATGAAGTTTGCCAGATTAAGTCATCTCTTCTGGAGGGATTACTAGTG gGGATCGTCTTgcttattattttgatatcaGGGCTTTGCTGCATGATGGGAATTGATACTCCTACAAGGTTTGAGACTCCAGAAGCATCTTGA